The DNA region TGAAAGTGTAGGAAATAACTGACAGCAGTACAGGAGAAGGCATGAAACTTGTTAAGTAAAATCTTACTGTCAGGTTAATTAACAGGAAATGCTGATCTAGTTTATTAGATATTTTGAAGGGCATGCAGCTTTATTGCTTTAAGTACATAAACCCAGTCCCAGGTACTCAGGTAATAAATGGTCGTCGCTTTACTATTTAGataaaaacagatattttaaagaaCATGTAGAGATGACTTACAAATAATGGGTCAGCCACTGGTTTGCAAATTTCCTTTAAAGTGATTGAAAAGAGTTTGTTCTCTTTAGCATTATATTTACAATCTTGCTTAAACTCTTGATTTTCCTTAACTAAAGCTACTGTTTTCACAGCTTTTGGGTAATGGAAGACTTTAGCTCATGTCAATATTGCTTTAGCTCATGTCATAAATTCTAAACTGGTTAGGTCTTAAATCATGAAATTTTGCTCTATTAATAAATCTTACAAGTCAAACTTATTTCTTAAGTGTCCAGATTATAGAAAAGACCAAGTAAATTGTTAGATAACTTGGAgcctctgatttttctttttttacatgggcagacaccgggaaacgaacccgggtcctctggcatggcaggcgagcattcttgcctgctgagccactgtggcctgcccggaGTCTCTGATTTGCATGAAGGTGACTCTGGCTTTTTCAGCTAGGAATTCTGGTTTATATTTCTTTGATTAAAGTGAATTCTATAAAATGGTTAGCCTTGACTTCTACTAAAGTCTTCCCCTGATATGAAGGCAAAGCAGCTTCTTGTTACAGTGATTATTACCATAATCATTATTATGTCTTCTGCAGAAATGTAGTATAATGTATTCCTaagcaaaattatctttatttatttatacatctgCTTTCTGCCATGAGCACAGATAATTGAGCTAACTGCAATTATCTAATTGCAGTTTTACCACTTAGTGTTTGTTAAGTACCTGAAACAATAGACTTGAGAATCTGGAGCCTTGAGTTATATgcttttctctgcctctctcaGGACTCAAGACAATGGTCAGGGCCAGTCTCCCTCCATAGACCCTGATGACCAACTGCAGCCCTGACATCCATTCTTGCAGTTTATCAGAGTGAAAAGCATTAATGTTTTGCACTCTGAGTTATTTGACTAAAAGGTGGTAGATGAATAATTATAATATCACAAGAATATTTTCCTCCTCCTCACCCAGATGTGAGGAGTTATGACTGTGAGTCAAGCCATGTGGTCTTAGAAAGAAGAAAGCCAAGACCAAGGAGAAGGCGATTCTGTGATCACAGTGTGTTGCTTTCTACGCCCAAAGCAGTCAGCAAGAGGTTATTGTGCAACCTTGGGCTTCACTTGACTATGAGCAGAGCCCAGCCCATAGGTAGGAGACTGAAGGTGAGAACGCAGAGAACACCAAATCCATTCCCGAGAAACCCCCACTAGTTTTCAGGGGTAGCTTTACTCTCCAAGACCCATTAAGTTCTTGGCTTTTCTACTGGATCAGGCACTTGGTGTCACTGGCACCAGTTCATTTTTAGATATAAACTAAATGTACATCcagtggaaaaataaattaaaatgacttGGCCATGGAATAAGACTGGAATGAACAGTAAAGGCCCAGTCCTTTTACTATTTACTTTATCCAATTTCTCCAACCCTGGTACAAAGCACCCCATCACTCGTGAGTCCACACTGGTATCAGAAGGTTCTGATCTAAAAGTTAGTATGTTTAAGTGACAGTGCAGGCTGCCACTGGACTATAATCAGAGACCTGAGGTTCTTGTCTCAGCTCTGCCATGCACTCACAGTGACCCTGACCAAGCCcctccacctctctgagcctcagtgtcctatctgtaaaatgggaagttaGGTTAAACAATCTCTGAAgtctttttcatttgtaaaatgccaCAATTCTATATTACACATGTGTTTTTCAAAAAAGCTCAAAACATAAAGCAGGCCTAAGAACTCCCCAAGTAGAGAAAAAAGTGTGACCGATTTCTTGGTGAAGAGGGTAATTCCTTACTGGGCTGGGCTAGCTTGTCAGCTTAAAGGAGGGGCTTCAAAGTATTTCTGATAGCAGAAATATAACAGGGGCTTGGAAAAAACCCTCCCATCTGAGTCTTGATGAACTCATTAGCCTACTACAGGATTCACCTATGCAGGTGTGGCCATGTTTCAAATAAGCTTTATAAAAAGGTCCTTGACCTCATGGTCCTTAAAGCactggaatattttttccttcttgtaaGTTTGGCTCTGGTGTCCTACACCAACTCCAGCTCATACAATTGCCTCCAGCTGAtgtacaccccccaccccacctagTGTCACTGGTGTCCTGAGCGGCTCCTCCCACTAGCCTCCTGTTAAAGCTTGACTGGTGCAGCCCACCTGCCCAGTGATGAGAGCCCTTCCCTGCCCAGACAGAACCATGGCATCCCTGGATGCAAGCAGCCTGGGAGGCGGGAAGATAATCACTGTGGAATATACAATTCGGATTTTCCTTGATCTCCAGACATGAGGATGACGTTCAGCATTTCAAGGTCATGCGAGACAACAAGGGCAATTACTTCCTGTGGACAGAGAAGTTTCCATCCCTAAACAAGCTGGTGGACTACTACAGGACAACTTCCATCTCCAAACAGAAGCAGATCTTTCTGAGGGATAGAACCCGAGAGGATCAGGTATGCTTTGGGTTCCTAGGCTGCCCCATCATCTCCAATCTAGAGACTTAGGTGGTCCAAGTGCTGCTATGAACCATGGAGAAAATGCCTTTGATGGGCAGGTCCTCTGAGTATTAATGACAAGTAGAATTACTCTGAAGTCAGACAGATATCCATTTAAATCCTAGCTCcacacttcctagctgtgtgaccctgggatGTTAGTTCTCTGAtcctgtttcctcatccataaaatggggatagagTGGCATCCACCTCATATGGTAGTTGGAATCCTTAGAGAAGATAATGTATCCACCTCCCTTACATTGTTCTAATCATGCTgcaagcactcaataaacattagctctTGTATTGTTTCATTATCATCCATGGGCTTAAGAATTGCCCATGAATGAAGGAGTCAAGGGCTATAGACAGGGATATTAGAGTCCAGACTAATGTAGCATGGATAGCTTTGTGACAGGATCGGGTAGGGGGACACTGGAGGAGAAAATTGGACTTGGAATTCTTGCTTCTTGGAACTGTTTGGAATATAGAGTATTACTTAGTAGTAAGTGCGTAGTTTTTGCATCATGTCTAACTACTCACTTCCTGAGTATCAGTTCTCTCATCCATAGAGTGGAGATAGTAATAATACATCCTCCATTGGGCTattttgaggaataaatgagacaatataGTTATAGCACTTGCTACAGTGTCTGGTTTATAGCAGGCACTAAGAAAATGTTAACTTGCCTCCCATAAgtaaattcacacacacatactctgttaaatatttttcaaaggtaATAACATGGTCGTAAGAGATATATATTATAGGAAGAAGCTGGTATAGTCAAAACCACAGGGACCGGTTATCTGAAAATCCATTGAGACTTCTGAAGCAACATGTGTTTTGGGGGAGTAAAGCATACCCTCCCTTTCAGGTAATCCATTGATTTTAAGCCTGAGAAGTTAGAATCAAAAGAGAAACGGGTATTCCCGCCAAATGCACACAaaagttcaaaaggaaaacaaaaataacccaAAGTATGTAAAAATTCTTTTAACCAGGAAACGGACACAGGTATTAACTTACTAGGATGTGCATTCAGAAATGAGGAAGGCAACGTGAAACTgcattaaactggattaagtgagttaatatttgtaaagtggTTAGAAGGGTGCCTGGCACATGCAAAGCCCAGGGCCCCATGgaagtgtttgttaaataaaaatgacaataaagcATTTCTGATTCATGAGGCTGTCACAGCATTGAGCATAAAGGCCTTGCTCCTTCCCAGCTGGCCCAGCAGCAGGCCTGGTTTCCATGGTGCTGCGGGGATGTTGCTGCTGTCTGGGTCTCTATCGTCAAGCTATAAACATCAGTTCAAAATCACACACTATCAATAACTGGGCTTATCTGGAGGGTAGACCGTCCGGCAGTGTGGCAACACACGATAAGAAGGAGTGGCATTGTAACAGTAAAATGGACATTTAAGCTTGGTTGCACAGAGGAAAAAGCAAGCCTACTAGCGAAGGACTCACTGGGCACCATGTGGAAAGCATTAGTCCATGAACCAGAGACCTGGGCCCCTAAAACTGGAAGGAGCTGAGAATGCAGAGACCACTGGTGAAAAAGTGAGGGTCTGAACCATGATGCTGTTTAGGCTGCCCTCCCATCCCATCTGCTGTTTCTTGGAACTGTAGTGAACAGTCTGCAAACAGCCGCCAGGAGGGTGGCGTAGGAGATCCAGGGAGTGGGGGAGTGGGATGGTTCACCACAGCATCTTGGTTCTCTCTCCCAGGGTCCCTGGGGCAACAGCCTGGATCGGAGGCCCCAGGGAAGCCCCCAGCTTACTGGGGCTGTGGGAGAAGAAACCCGGCCCTCTATGAACCGGAAGCTGTCTGATCACCCAGCTCCCCATCCCCCGCAGTACCAGCAGGCGCCaccgcagcagcagcagcagcagcggtaTCTCCAGCATCACCATTTTCATCAGGTAACTCTAGAGAATGAAGTGGGTGAGGGATGGGAGAACCTGCCGCCCTCCCTGGCTCAGACCACCCTGTCTGCACTGCCAGTTGGTGTTTGAGAACTCCCCCAAACGCTGgaagcagctttagcaaatgactGCCTGGGGTCTGTTGTGGTCTAAGGGCTGTTTGCCGGGGAAGGGACATTCCGTGCCTGGCTCTGTGTCATCAGTTATGGTCACTTACAGAGTTCCTAAGAAAGATCCCAGGCCCCCAAATGGCAGAAATATGGGAACTACTCTTAGCAAAGAGGGCTCTGTGGATTAAATGGCTCCCTGCCTGAAGATACATGCACACATTCTCTCTCTGAACCAGAGGCCTTGGTGAACAATTGCTTCATTTTCCTATCAGTACAATTCCAAATCTATTCATGCCTCTCAGCCCATCTGGCTGTGGTGATCCACAAGAAAGGATTAATGCCCACAATGGAaccttgcttatttatttatttgccccCCACCTTGTTCCAGATGGGATTTTAGGTGGCTTATGGAGCTGGACAACACGGCCACATAGCATCATTTAAAATTCCTCAGCAAGACATTCAAAGTCCTTTGTGAACCACTGGTTCCCATTTCCTCAGCCCTGACCCCTTCCACTTCCTACCTCCCCACTCTCCACACCAGCACACATTCCAGCAAGGCTGCCTTACCTCTGGTGTCTGAATGCTCCATTGCATCTTCTCCCATGCCTTTGTGGCTTTGTATCTGCCATTCCCTCTGCAGGAATGCCCCTTCCCCAGCTGGTCCTATGCCTCTGTCAAACCAGAGCTCAAGCCTTGTCTCCTCTATGAAGCCTTCCCTGGTTACTCAGACTTAGGTACTCCTCTGTCTACTCACTAGAACACTTGCCACATAAACTTGGATGATTTTGCCCTCTAAACTGAGGCTCCACGAATGCAGAGACCATCTCTTTCTATATGGTTTGTGCCTAGCACAGTACTAAACACATGGTAGGTGCCTGAGCAATATTTcttgattgaataaatgaaaccTGCTTTCATCTTTGCCTACAGAACCGAAGGTTCCTTTGTTCTCCCCTCTCTCCATCACCTAGAGTTTGTGGTCATCATCTGCAAGTATTCCCCAAATACTGGCTGGGTCCATGGCTTCCAAGCAAGGAAGCTGAGAGGTGACAGGGCGTTGACAGGTCCTCTGTTGCATTGTTTCTAGGAACGCCGTGGAGGCAGCCTCGACATAAATGACGGGCAGTATGGCATTGGCATGAGCAGTGAAATGAATGCTGCCCTCATGCATCGGAGACACACAGACCCTGTTCAACTCCAAGTGGCTGGGGTACGTGAACTTTCCCACTCTGGGCTCACTGGAAAGAGACCAcggggtggggggctgagggAGACGCTGCCTTTATCATTGCATTGCAATCCATCTTGGCTGTTATCTAGGCCATCTTACTCTTCTGCTTGTCacttgaagaaaataaacatatcaCCCATTGATGCAGAGAGAGTATTTCTCAGGGATTCTCTTGGGGCCTTGGAGAATAACATCTCTGTCAATAAAAGTGCCGAGCCTCAAGAATGATTTCACTCTGGGATAAGCATCCCAAGTCTGCTTAAGTTGGCCACGGggtttttaaatgtctttgaaGAGCCATTTGTCGGCCTTCAGGGAGGTTGCTTGTGGACAGCTTTAGCACAAGAGGAGCCAGCAGATCCTCTTCTGTGCAAAGAGGGCTCAGAAGGCAGCCCAGGTCAGCCCCTGGCTCAGGAGAACCTCTCTGTGTTTTCCCTCCAACAGCGGGTGCGATGGGCCCGAGCACTGTACGACTTTGAAGCCCTCGAGGACGACGAGTTGGGATTCCACAGTGGTGAGGTGGTTGAGGTCCTAGACAGCTCCAACCCCGCCTGGTGGACTGGCCGTCGGCACAACAAGCTGGGCCTCTTCCCCGCCAACTACGTGGCACCCATGAGCCGGTGAAGCGCTTCTGGAGGGGTCCGATGGTCTGTATATGAAGCTGCCAGCAAGAGAGGCGGCAAGGAAAAAAGCCagaccctctctctctctgtttgccTGTGTGTACACACAACATTTTATAGTAGTAATTTATTGGCAATTGGGTTGATTAGTTGAGATGAAAAGGCTCCAGTGGAGACTTACATTCATACTTATTCGTCTGCTACCCTCCATGGTGTGCAGAaagcagctgggggtgggggtggggggactggggaagggtgggggcagggaaatgAAATTCTTCCTATCCTGAAGATCTCATTGGTTCCTccttatttggagaatttttacCAAGAGTAGCTCAGCAGAGATCCACACCCTGGTGCTGGATGCAGAACAAGGTGGAGTTGAACTTGGTTGGGCATGTTCTAGCTCACCTGCAAGCCCTGTTCACTTGAGGGTTTGCAGTGGCACTTCCTTCATTCCCTCTAAGGATTGAGCACTGCTGGATTAAG from Tamandua tetradactyla isolate mTamTet1 chromosome 7, mTamTet1.pri, whole genome shotgun sequence includes:
- the GRAP2 gene encoding GRB2-related adapter protein 2 isoform X2, yielding MGKEVGCFIIRASQSSPGDFSISVRHEDDVQHFKVMRDNKGNYFLWTEKFPSLNKLVDYYRTTSISKQKQIFLRDRTREDQGPWGNSLDRRPQGSPQLTGAVGEETRPSMNRKLSDHPAPHPPQYQQAPPQQQQQQRYLQHHHFHQERRGGSLDINDGQYGIGMSSEMNAALMHRRHTDPVQLQVAGRVRWARALYDFEALEDDELGFHSGEVVEVLDSSNPAWWTGRRHNKLGLFPANYVAPMSR
- the GRAP2 gene encoding GRB2-related adapter protein 2 isoform X1, which produces MEAIAKFDFIASGEDELSFHSGDVLKILSNQEEWFKAELGSQEGYVPKNFIAIQFPEWFHEGLSRHQAENLLMGKEVGCFIIRASQSSPGDFSISVRHEDDVQHFKVMRDNKGNYFLWTEKFPSLNKLVDYYRTTSISKQKQIFLRDRTREDQGPWGNSLDRRPQGSPQLTGAVGEETRPSMNRKLSDHPAPHPPQYQQAPPQQQQQQRYLQHHHFHQERRGGSLDINDGQYGIGMSSEMNAALMHRRHTDPVQLQVAGRVRWARALYDFEALEDDELGFHSGEVVEVLDSSNPAWWTGRRHNKLGLFPANYVAPMSR